A stretch of the Vigna radiata var. radiata cultivar VC1973A chromosome 7, Vradiata_ver6, whole genome shotgun sequence genome encodes the following:
- the LOC106766132 gene encoding glyceraldehyde-3-phosphate dehydrogenase, cytosolic, which produces MAQKTKIGINGFGRIGRLVARVALQRDDVELVAVNDPFITTDYMAYMFKYDTVHGQFKNCEIKIKDSKTLLFGSSSVNVYGIRNPEEIPWSESGADFIVESTGVFTDKDKAAAHLKGGAKKVIISAPSKDAPMFVVGVNEKEYKSDITVVSNASCTTNCLAPLAKVIHDKFGIVEGLMSTVHSMTG; this is translated from the exons ATGGCTCAGAAGACCAAGATTGGCATCAATG GATTTGGAAGGATTGGTCGTTTGGTTGCTAGAGTGGCCCTACAAAGAGATGATGTAGAGCTTGTTGCTGTTAATGACCCTTTCATCACAACAGATTACATG GCTTACATGTTCAAGTATGATACTGTTCATGGTCAATTCAAAAACTGTGAGATTAAGATTAAGGACAGTAAAACCCTTCTCTTTGGTTCTAGCTCAGTCAATGTGTATGGTATAAG GAACCCAGAGGAAATTCCATGGAGTGAATCTGGAGCTGATTTTATTGTTGAGTCCACAGGAGTTTTCACTGATAAAGACAAAGCTGCTGCCCATCTGAAG GGAGGTGCAAAGAAGGTTATAATTTCTGCACCAAGCAAGGATGCTCCTATGTTTGTTGTTGGAGTCAATGAAAAAGAGTACAAGTCTGATATCACAGTCGTTTCTAATGCTAGTTGTACCACCAACTGTCTTGCTCCACTTGCAAAG GTTATTCATGACAAATTTGGAATTGTTGAGGGTCTCATGAGCACTGTTCATTCCATGACTGGT